The genomic interval CTTCGAGCAACAGTTGTTTGGCAAGATTGATGCGTTTGTTGGACAAGTAATCTCGGAAGCTGAGTCCAATCTCTTTGTGAAACACTTTAGAAAAATAGGTAACAGAGTAGTGGCAAAACGAGGCGGCATCTTCTTCGCGAATGACATTGCTGATGTTGTTGTCGATATGATTTAGCAGAGATTGTAACGCTTGGCTAATCATAGGGGCGGCTGCTTGTGTAGAAGTGTTGCCACCGAGCTCAACATACCATCGTAGATTCATTCTTGAGATAAGCTGTTTCAACCATTCTTGGGTGTTTTGTAAAGAAAGATTGAGATGGTCGAAAACGGCAGAGTGATAGTAAGAGCCCAACTCAATAGGCCGAGAGTGGATTAAAATTAACTTCTTATTCAGATTGATACTGAGTTTTAGCGCCGTCAGCAGTAGCGGGTACTGCTCTTCTGAATGGATGAAAAAAAAGGCAAACTGGGTACTCGGTTCACTGAGAATAGAGACGTCGGTGTCATGTTCAATCAGAGTAAACGTATTGAGAATAAGATCTTTTTCGGTTTTCTCAAGCAGGCGGACTGAGCTTCCCAGCCAATGAGCGGTACGTCTCACTTCCATGCTGATTCCCCCTCAAACTGAAATATGAGTATCAAGCAGCTATTGTTTGCCTTTCAAAGAGCGAAGAGTGTGTTGTCTCAAATCATCTCTTTGTGCCTCAGTGTGGTCACCTTGGTGGTGCTTCTGCATATTCTGCTCTCATACAAAAAGGTTAGTGCTGCCACAAAAAAGTGCCAACAAAAAAAGTGATCGATTTTATTTTTTTAAATTGAGAAAGATAGCTGGATAGAAATGCCAGGTAATTACAATTGTTTTCATACGCTTTTATTAACTTTTTCTAAGTAGTGGCAACTCAGGTATTTCTTTTTGCGAATCAATAAACAATGAGTTTCTTGATGAAAGTCGTAAAAAAGTACTAGTAAAAGACAAAAAAGTCCTAACGTCTTTATTTAGCAACCTCTAACTTTAAAGGGCAAGTTCGTTGCTTATGGAAGGAGAGACACAATGAGCAATCTATTACACAAAGCGAAAGCGTTTATGCAAGATGAAGAAGGTTTGTCGGTTGTTGAATACGTTGTGGGTGCAGCGTTACTGGTTGTTGCTCTAGGGCTAGTGTTTAACAATTTAGGTGATAACCTTCAGAGCAAACTGGATGGAGCTGTAGGTAGCGGTTCATAGAGAGGCTTAAGATGTTGCTTAGACATATGAAAGCTAGCGTCGATTTTCTTCTCGATGAGGAAGGATTAAGTGTTGTGGAATACGTCGTCGGGGCGGCGCTACTGGTGTTAGCCATAGGGACTCTCTTTTCCGGATACGACACTAAGCTAAATAACAAGATCGATGGTGCTCTTAGCTAGTCGCTGACGTTCCACTCTATGGAAGGAGAGGCAGGTGGTTATAAACAGTTTGATATGGTTTTGTTTGCTGGTGGTTGCCGTTTACGATGCCAGAGATAACCGAATACCAAATGCATGGCTTTTGCCCCTGACTCTTCTTGCTTGCTTACATTGGGGGCTCAAGGGGGATTCCAGTCAGCTGTTTTTAGCGATAGGTGCAGGTGCAATCTATTTTGGCAGTGGCTTGGTCCTTTTTTTCCTTAAGGCGATGTCGCCGGGTGATGTAAAGCTTCTTGGCGCAGTGGGTATGGTGATCGGCTGGGATGCCATGGGCGAAGTTGCCTACTGGATTACACTTTCAGCCGGGCTCGTTGCGCTGTTTTTCATGATGCTTCACTACGCCCGATATCCTGATTCTTTGCAGAAATTGGTTGGTCGATATTCGTTTCAAGCAATGTCAGGTCAGGTTCCTTTACTTTCTGTTTATCCATCAGAAGTTGCTGTCCAAGGAAAACTCACCATGCCGTTTGCACCCGCCGTTGTAATTGGGTTAGCGCTGTTTCATTACTTTTAGTATGAACATAATAAGTAGGGGGCTTTCATGGCAGAACCCACAGCGAAACACAGAGATAAACTGACGCCTCAAGCCGCTCCACCGAAGGTGCCGACCTCATTAAATCAATTGAAAATTCCACCTGTCGTGGTTGAGAATTTGCTGATCAAGCAATTGGCGGCATACCCCAAATCGGACCTACTGACGTTGACGCGTTTGATGGGGCTCAACAGTCACATTGTCGATGAAGTGCTGGCTGTTTTACGAAAAAAATCCCTTGTTGAAGTGTTTCAATCGGATCCCGCAGCATTTGGAGAGGCTAACCAAGGCACGAGAATTCTATATGCTCTATCGGAATCGGGTATGGAAGAAGCGGACGATGCGTTTATTAAAGATGCGTACTTAGGCCCGTGTCCTGTTTCGGTGGTGGAATACTCTGAGATGGTTAAAGCGCAAGACGTCCGAGCAAAAATCGTCAATCGAGCCGATGTGGAATACGCGTTTAAAGATGTGCTTGGTGCGCATCGTATGGTCGCGGTATTAGGCCCTGCCATTAATTCAGGTCGAGCATTGCTCCTCTATGGTGATGCTGGTACAGGAAAAACTTTTGTGGCCACTCGGTTACTTAACTCTTTGAATACATCCGTGTTTATTCCTTACTCCGTCTATGCCGCAGGTAACATTATCAAGGTGTTTACCCCTCAGCATCATAAAAAAGTGGAAGAAGACAGTAGCCAGCAATCGTTGGTGTTTAAGGATCAGTTTGATAAGCGCTGGGCGCTGTGTGAGCGACCCAGTATTCAGGTGGGCGGGGAGCTCACCATGGAAATGCTGGAAGTGAACCACTCACAACACAATCGAGTCTGGATGGCACCACTGCAAATGATGGCCAATAATGGCATCTTCATTATCGATGACTTGGGCCGTCAACCCATGCCGGTGGCGACACTGCTCAACCGCTGGATTGTGCCGATGGAGTATTTCTACGATTACCTCTCTTTGCCGAATGGCCAACAAATCACCATTCCATTTATTTTGACGCTGGCGTTTTCGACCAACTTAGACCCTGAAAAAATCAGCGACCCTGCATTCTTACGTCGTCTGGGTTATAAGATTCAATTCCAACCCTTGATGAAAGATGAGTACCAAGAACTTTGGCAAATTATGGCACGTGGTAAAGCGCTGAGTTTGGAAGCTGGGTTGTTTGAGCGTCTTACTGAACTACATGAACAACATAATGTTGGTTATTACCCTTGTTTGCCGAAAGATATTGCAGGTATCAGCCGCGATATCGTGGCATTCGAAGAGTCAGAACCGGTAATCACAACACAAGTCCTTGAACGGGCATGGCAAGTCTACTTTACCGCAGATGGTAAAGGCGGAGGTGCACGATGAGTCGTAACCAAATCATATTACTTTTCTTACTCTCAATCTTATTTGGTTTGGCGGCCGTATTTTTTGCCAAGCAGTGGATGGATAAGCAGCTGACGCCTCAACAAGATGTTGAAGTGGTTGAGCGAGAACCTGTGGTGATTGCGGCCATAGAAATTCCGGCTGGCAGTGTGATTGAGCCACAACATCTCACGACGAAACTGTTGGAAAAATCGTGGCGTGAGCTCTCGCAATATACCGATCCTAAAGAGCTGGTGGGGCAAATCGTTGCGGGAGCAATTTACCCTGGTGAAATCATCATAGAGCAGCGTTTAACCGTGCCTGGTGAGGGCTCGACGCTTGCTGCGTTAATTCCAGAGAACAAACGAGCCATTACCATTCGCGTGAATGATGTGATTGGCGTGGCGGGTTTCTTGCTGCCGGGAAACCGTGTTGATGTACTCAATACCATCTCTTACAGCAAAGGTTCAGCGGTCACTAAAACCGTACTGAAAGATATTAAGGTGTTGGCGGTGGACCAAACGGCCAGAACCAAAGAGAACAAGCCGATCATCGTTCGAGCGGTGACATTGGAAGTCACACCGGATCAGGCGGAAAAACTGTTGAGTGCCAAGAGCAAAGGTGAAATCCAACTCACCTTGCGTAATCCACACGAGCCTGAGGAAAAAGTGGTTCGTCGTTATGTCGCCCCTAGTGTCACCATAATCAAAGGGACGGAGTCATCGAAGATTCAGGTAAAAGAATAAGGTGTGACGCATGAAAATTTTGATTTTAGTCTTTACGTTAGGCGTGCTGAGTGTCTTTACCGCTTACGGAGCGACACAAACGGGGAAAGTGGTCACGGTACCGCATCACAAATCGACGTTTGTTGCGTTGTCAGGTAAAGCAAAACGCGTCTCGCTTGGCGATCCTGAAGTGTTAGACATCGTGATGTTGAAATCCGATGAACTGTTCTTGATCGGTCGTAAGTTAGGCTCAACAAACCTAATGGCATGGGACAGCCGTGGGAACTTAATTGAATCGATCAACATTGAAGTCACACACGATCTCAATAGCCTCAAGCAAAAGCTTTATGAGTTTCTGCCAGAGGAACCGATTCAAGTCCACAGTGCGCAAAATCGCTTAATTTTAAGTGGTATGGTCAGCACTCAAGAAAAAATGAACATCGCTCTGCGTGTGGCAGAAACCTATGCGGCGGGGCAACAAGCGGATGAAGCCACGGCCTCGTTAAACAGTCAGGTAGAAAAAAGTGGCGTGATCAACTTAATGACGATCGGCGGTGCCCAGCAGGTGATGCTAGAAGTGACCGTAGCAGAAGTGCAGCGCAGCTTGGTCAGACGTTTTGACTCTAACTTCCACTTTTTCGAAAACAACGGCAGCTTCTCATGGGGGGCAACTTCCGCTGGCGGCATCATTGATGACATCGGTGGCGGTGTAGGCCCTATCTTCAACGTGCCGGGGATCGACAGCACCGGGCTATTGAGCACCTTCATTGATGGCGACACCCTGTTTACTTTTGCATTAGACATTGCCAAAGAAAATGGCGTGGCCAAAGTATTGGCAGAGCCGAATTTGACGGCGTTAAGTGGCGCGAAAGCGGAGTTTCTCGCTGGTGGGGAGTTCCCGATTCCAGTACCAGACAGCGATGGTGTCACCATTGAATACAAAGAGTATGGGGTGGGATTGAAGTTTGTTCCGACCATCTTGAGTGACAAACGTATCAATCTGAACTTGGCGGTGGACGTGAGTGAAATCGCGGCTTCCAATACGCTGACCTTAAGCCCGGGTGGCACCAATGCCAGCTATTTTATTCCCCCCATCACACGTCGCTCGGCGTCTTCAACCTTAGAGCTTGCGGATGGTCAAACCATCGGTATTGCGGGTCTCTTGAGTGAAAATGTACGCGATGTCAGTAGCAAAATGCCCGGCTTTGGCGATATTCCAGTCTTGGGACAACTCTTTAGTAGCCAAGATTATATTTCCGGTGAAACCGAACTGGTGATTTTGGTGACGCCAAGGCTCGCGAAGCCAATCGACCGTAGCAAAATTACGCTGCCGACCGATGCCTTTGTCGAACCGAGCGATCTGAAATATTACTTACTTGGTGTCGGCGCTTATATCGCAGAATCGCCCACCAACGCGAATGCGGCTGTGCAACCTGAGCCCGAGTTTTTACAAAATGGGCAGGGTGGCACTGAAGGCGAATTTGGCCACAGCCTGTAAGGAGAGAGAGATGAAAACCTATTTTGCACTACTTTTTATGGCTGTCTCTTTTTTAAGTGGCTGTGCAAATGATGCGCCTTTGGGCCAACATGTGGCTAAACTTAAAGCAGAGCAAACCTATAATCCAGACGCAACCCAGGAAAACCTGGACCTTATTCCTTACGGCAGTGGCGATAAAATGGACAGTGCTTATCAGCTTTACCTCGGTAAGAAAACTGAAAGCATGTCGAGTAGTAGTAGCCAAGTTATCAACGGTTTTAAATAACGGCCGTTAAGGATGCATTATGGACATGACCAGACACTGCAAGGGAAAACGTAAGCAACAAGGCTTAGTGCTGGTCTTGGTGACGGTGGCGATGTTGAGTTTTGTTATCATGGCGGCATTGGCGATTGACGTCACTCATCAAGTGGTGAATCGCACCAAATTGCAAAATGCCGTCGATGCGGCGGCCTTAGCAGCGGCCATGGTGGCAGACGCCACTCACGATACTCCCACCGCAACGGCGGCCGCCAAAACAACACTTAACTCCATGCATAGCGCCTCTGGCAACAGTGAGCTGGATATCGACTCGGCTATCTTCAGTATTGATTATTCCAACGATCCTCTTACTTTTCCTGACAGCAGCTTTGACGATACGGGCGATATTTATGTGCGCGTGTCGGTTGATGACCTCAGTTTGAGCGAATTTTTTATGCAAGCGTTGGGCATGAGTAAAGAAGTATCGGCCTCAGCAGTGGCTGGCCCAAGCTCCGACATCAATACCATCAGCAATGTCGTGCCAATAGGAGTGTGCAAAGGTGATGAAACTGGTGGTATCTACGGTTACAACGCCGGTGAGGTGTATGTCCTGAAAGTAGGCGATTCCAGCTTATCCAGCATGGGGGCGGGGAACTACCATCTACTTGATTTTGGCTCGGGTGCCGACACGGTGCGCGAAGCGTTAGGAGGTGGTTACGATGGTACTGTGCAAATTGGTGGCAGCATAAATACCCAGACAGGGGTCGCAGCGGGTCCTGTAGGGCAGGGGGCGAATACTCGCCTTGGCATCTATCAAGGCGGTGTATCCAGTAGTGACTACCCGCCAGATTACATCACTGACCTCCCAGACACACCAGCGACGCTCGATAGTGATGGCAATGTCGTTTACGACTACGCCGGTGATCTCACATATGCGGAATACAAAGCAAAGACCGAAGCTTGTATTGCCGATAGTAGCTCTGGTGATTGCGAGTCTGGGGGGCAGCCTTGGCGACGTGTGTTACCGATTCCTATGGTGGATTGCTCAGGTTCGAGTGGTGGTACCACGACCTATACCGTGGTGGAAGTTGGCTGCTTCTTCCTCTTACAAACTGTACCAACGAACAACTCAGGTATCGGACAAGTCGTGTTTGGTGAGTTTGTTGATTCTTGTGTGGTGGAAAACGGCTCAATTGGTAACACACCGGGAAACCAAGGCGCTTATAAGATCGTCATCTATGAAGATCCAAACAATGGAGATTCGTGAGATGAAAAGAGAGATGAACAACCAAAAAGTGCGTGGGTTTGCAGCGGTCGAAATGGTCGCCACTCTGCCAGTGATTTTGTTGATTCTAGTGGGCGTGGTGGAAGTCGGGCATATGTTTACCCAGTACAACACCCTCGCCAAAGGAGTACAAAATGGTGCTCGTTTTGCCGTCAATGATGTCTATGGAACAATTAGCTATGACCAAATTGCCAACGAAGCAGACATTAAAAACATGGTGTTACACGGCCAAGTCTCGGGCGGCAGCTACACCATTTTAGACAACTTAACCGCAGACGATATTACCGTTACCCACAATAGCGGTTATGTCACGGTGACGGCGTCTTACACTTACGTCCCATCGTTTAGCAAAATTCCGTACACCAACACGGAATTAGGCATCACTTTCACAGCGTCTTCTGTGATGAGGAGCGGCTTGTGATGCGAGTTAAGGAATGGAAGAGAAGAAATAGCCAAGGGCTGGCCGTGATTGAACTGACCATTGTCTCAACCGTGTTGATGTTGATACTGCTGTCAATCTTCTCTGTTGGTTACTACATGTTTTCGATGCAGATGATTAATGAGGCGACACGTAAAGCGGCACGCTTAGCGACGGTTTGCTATGTCACCTCGAGCGCGCACCAAAACATCAAAGACGTCGTCATTGATAGCAGTTTGCCCGGTAATTTCAGCGATCAGCATTTGGTGATTGAGTATCTCGATGCCAATGGCGATGTGGTCAGCGGGGACTTAACCGACAATGATGTTTTTATAACCATAAAATACGTTAGAGCTAGAGTGAGTAATTATCAATTTCAATTTGTTTCAGTTCTTAATTTTTTAGGAAACAACGGCTTAGTGACCATTCCGCAATTTGAAACCACGCTACCTGTCGAGAGTTTAGGGGTGGTGAGACCAACTAAAAACGATTCGGATGGTTCCACAACTGACTGCTAGGGGACGGTATATGGGAGAAGCTGTGAAGCTAAATAGGAACAATGATGAAAGTTTTGCTCGCTTAAAGACCAGTCTACATATCTGGGTGTTGTACAGTAGCGACCGATTTCAGCTTCATATGGGGGCACAACTCAAGTTGTGTAAAAACCTCAGTTTTGATCTGATTTCAATGCACAACTTCAATGTCTCTGGGCTGACGCACGTGACGCCACCCGATCTTATTTTTGTTGAAACTGGGCCAAATTGGGCACAAAAAGTACTGTCGTTGCAAGAATATGAGGCACCCAGCGATGATTTCGAAGCCTCGTTGATTGTGTTTGGTGACGAAAGTGACAACGGCGCATTGAAAATTGCTTTGCGTCTGGGTGCGGCAGACTTTGTTTCTGATAAAGCCTTAGTGGGGGACTTTTTCCACTTACTCAAAAATGTTTCCGATGAGAAGTTTTCCAGCCGAGAGCTTGGAGAACTGCACTTATTTATTAACACCAAAGGCGGTTGTGGTGCCTCGACACTGGCCTTGAATACCGCCTTAGAAATAGCCGGTTCTCATCCGGGAAAAGTACTTCTGCTGGATGTGGACATCCCATTTGGTGTCATCTCTGAATACCTCAACATTTCACCGCAGTACAGCTTAACGGACGTCATCGAGCACTCTAAGGATCTTGACCACGATTCGCTCACCGCCATGGTGACCAAGATGGAGAGTGGTTTGCATGTGTTGGGCTTTTTTCACGAAAACACCGCAGAAGATTTTGATAAAGCGAAGGAAATTGGCCGTTTACTGCCTGTTCTTCGCGAAATTTATCCTTACGTCATTATCGATCTGTCCCGCGGGGTGGATCGTATTTTCTCGGCCGTGGTCGCGCCCGCGACTAAGGTTTTCTTGATTACGCAGCAAAACCTTGCCGCGATTAAGAACACCTCGCGCATTCTGCGCATGTTGACCTTTGAGTATGGCGTTACCCGAGAGCAGATTGAGTTGATTGTTAATCGTTACGAGAAACGAGCATCAATCAAGTTAAAAGACATTGAGCACACCATCACAGGCATTCCGGTTTTCATGATCCCGAATGATTACCGTGTTGCGATTGAAAGTGCCAATTTAGGGCGACCTTTTGTTGAGAACAAAAAAAACAGTGCGATTACCCGTTCCATTGTCGAGTTTTCTCATCACATCGCGAAACCTGAGGAAGAGAAAAAAAGTTGGCTCAAGAAAATATTTTCTTAGAGAGTGCGAAAATTTAGAAACGAAAGGACAAGGTTATGTTTTTTAAAAGAAAAAATATCAACCCAGAGTTTCAGGAAAAAGCAGCGGCATTAGAAGCGCAACCCAGTTCAACGATCAGTGATGAGGTTATTTCTGACATTGAGTCCAATGTGCAGCCAATAGACTCAAACAGAGTCGAGCCGATGCAACAAGACAAAAAACTGCTGGAGCGTCAGGCGAAAGACAAAGCGGTTGAAGAGGCACGTAAACAACTCGAACAAGAGTTGGCGATTAAGCACTACTATCATCAACGCTTGTTGGAAACATTGGATTTGGGTTTGCTGTCGAGTTTGGAAAAAGAGCGAGCAAAGAAAGATTTGCACGATGCCATCGTCCAGCTCATGGCGGAAGACCAAACTCACCCAATGAGCTCAGAAGGTCGTAAGCGGGTGATCAAGCAGATTGAAGATGAAGTGTTTGGTCTGGGGCCACTAGAGCCATTACTGCATGACAAAACCGTGTCGGATATTTTGGTCAATGGCCCGAAAAACATCTTTGTGGAACGTCGCGGTAAGTTGGAAAAGACCCCCTATACCTTTTTGGATGACCGCCACTTACGCAACATCATCGACCGCATTGTTAGCCAGGTAGGGCGTCGTATTGATGAAGCCTCGCCAATGGTGGATGCGCGTTTGCTGGATGGTTCGCGAGTCAATGCCATCATCCCACCCTTGGCTCTCGATGGAGCCTCGGTGTCGATTCGTCGTTTTGCGGTTGACAAGCTCACCATGGACAACATGCTCGGCTACAACTCGTTATCGCCACAAATGGCTAAGTTTGTCGAAGCGGCGGTAACAGGGGAGCTGAACATTCTGATTGCGGGTGGTACGGGTTCTGGGAAAACCACCACTCTCAATATCTTCTCCGGTTTTATCCCTTCTGACGATCGCATTATCACCATTGAAGACTCGGCAGAGCTGCAACTGCAACAACCGCATGTGGTGAGATTGGAAACGCGCCCGCCCAACTTGGAAGGCAAAGGCGAAATTACTCAGCGCGATTTGGTGAAAAATGCGCTGCGGATGCGCCCCGATCGCATTGTGCTGGGGGAGGTGCGTGGCGCTGAAGCGGTGGATATGTTAGCGGCGATGAACACCGGTCACGATGGCTCTCTGGCGACTATCCATGCTAATACCCCGCGCGATGCGTTGAGTCGGGTGGAAAACATGTTTGCCATGGCTGGCTGGAATATCTCGACCAAAAACTTGCGTGCGCAGATCGCCTCTGCGATTCACTTAGTGGTGCAAATGGAGCGCCAAGAAGACGGTAAGCGCCGCATGGTGAGTATTCAAGAGATCAACGGCATGGAGGGGGAAATCATCACCATGTCGGAGATTTTTCACTTTAAACGTCAAGGGCTCGATGCCGATGGCAATATCCTTGGTTTTTACACCGCAACGGGAGTGGTGCCCGCGTGTCATGATCAATTAACGAAGCGTGGATTAGATTTGCCCTTCGAACTGTTTAACGAAAGCTTTTCATAGCGGGAGGCAAGCATGGATGACATTACCTATTTCTTCGTCCTGCTCTTTTTTGCTGTTGTCTTTATTTCGCAAGCCCTGATCCTGCCAGCGGCAGGCAGCAAGGCAAAACATAAAGAGCTCTCTCAGCGTTTGAAAGAGACGCAGATGAACTTGGATGAAGAGGCGCGTTCTTTACTCCAAGAGCATTACTTAAAAAGCTTATCTCCGTTAGATCGTAGTTTGGTCAAAGTGGCGGCCTTTGCTTCGCTGAAAAAATCGATCGAACTCTCTGGGCTCGACTGGTCTTTGGCGCAGACATTAATGGTCTGTTTAATCATCAGTTTGACCACCATTGTCACTATGGTGATTCTGGCTCAACCTTGGTATATCGCCGTTGCGGGCGGCTCTGCAATTTGGTTTGCCTTGCAATTCTTCCTGCAAAAACGCATTACCGATCGCCTCAATCGTTTTGAAGAACAATTGCCTGATGCGCTCGATATTATTCGCCGTATGTTGCAAGCCGGTCAGCCTGTGACTCAAGCGTTCAATGAAGTGGGCAACGAGATGGCTCCGCCGATCGGTATTGAGTTCAAAAACACCTTCAACCTGCTTAATTACGGCTACGACATGCGTTTGGCCATTATGCAGATGGCGGAACGCACTCCGACCGTATCGATGCTGGCGTTTTCCAGTGCGGTGTTATTGCAAAAAGAGACGGGTGGTAATCTCTCTGAAAACCTAGAAAAAGTGGGGAAAGTGCTGCGTCAACGCTTCAAATTGACGCGAAAAATCAAAACCATCTCCGCGGAAAGTCGCCTTTCCGCATGGATTTTGGTGCTCTCTCCCTTCGTACTGTTTGTGGGGTTGATGTTCATTAACCCCGAATACGTGAAGCCCTTGTACCAAGATGAACGGGGAATGGAGCTGGTCACCATGGGGATCGTGAGCCTGTTCTTTGGCGCTATTTGGATTCGCAATATCATCAACTTCGAGGTGTGATATGGACGAGTTATTGGCTTCTTTTGGGGATATCCAGTTGAACGAACAGTGGGTGTTGTTGGCACTGATTCTGATCTCCACCAGCTTGTTGGTGGTCACGGTTGCTGTGGTCTTTTCTGGCAACCGAGCGCCAGTGAAGAAAAAACTAGAACAGATCCACAAAGAAGTGTCGGGTAAGGCGCTGAAGAAAAAAAGCCGCAAAGTGGAAAACACGTTGGAGTCGTTAGCGCCGATCGTGGTCGGCAAGGATTCGAAAGAAAGGGAGAGCATTCGTAGTCAGTTAATGCATGCGGGTTTTCACAACCGTGACGCGTTGACGGTGTTCTACGCAATCAAAACCTTTTTTGCGGTGCTGGGTTTTGGCGGTGCAGCGGCGGTGTTCTTTTTATTGCCTGATATGGATAACAGTACGTTGGTGATGGTGGTTGCCGTTGCGGGGGGCTTATACATCCCCAACATCGGTTTGAATCATTTTGTGAAAAAGCGTCAACGTATGATTCGGGCCGGTGTGCCAGATGCGCTGGATTTATTGGTGGTGTGTACGGAGTCTGGTTTGGGTTTTAACGCTGCGCTGAGAAAGGTGGCCGATGAGCTGGCCATTTCTCATCCGGAATTTGCCGATGAGTTAGATACGGTTTGCGCCAAAATCAAAGCCGGGGTTGAGATGTCGACGGCGTTTGAAGAGTTGGTAACGCGAACGGGTCTGTCGGAGATCAACGGCTTGGTTAATATGCTCTCTCATGCCTCCAAAATTGGTGGTAGTTTGTCGCAAACATTGCGTGATTACACAGAAGATTTTCGCGATAAACGCAATCAGGAAGTGGAAGAAATTGCAGCAAAAATCCCGACAAAAATGATTTTTCCACTACTGTTATTTATATGGCCTTGTTTCTTTATTGTCGCCGTTGGGCCTGCGTTGCTATCGCTATCGGATGCGCTGGGGTAAGGGGGAAGGAATGAAAATGACAAAAACGCTATTGGGTTTGCTGGTGGCCATAACACTTTATGGTTGTGCGAGCCAGGAGCCGCAAGGCCCACAGTATGACCTCAGTTTGTACGATGGCCGGCCGATTGATACGTTGAGCTCTGACGTGATGCCAGTGTCTGAAAAAGAGGCGATCACACGAGGTGATGTGGCTCTGCGCAACAATAATAACGACTTAGCGCTGTATGAATACATTCGAGCGCTGTCGTTCCCCGATGCACAATATCAAGACAAAGCCTTGTACAACATCGGCCGTATTCATGAATCGCGCGGCAATATCGCTTTGGCGGAAAAAGCCTACACCATGGCGGTGGAATACAACCCAGACAATGTGAAAGCGCTGGAGCAATTGGGGGCAATT from Vibrio vulnificus NBRC 15645 = ATCC 27562 carries:
- a CDS encoding Flp family type IVb pilin, encoding MSNLLHKAKAFMQDEEGLSVVEYVVGAALLVVALGLVFNNLGDNLQSKLDGAVGSGS
- a CDS encoding ATPase AAA, coding for MAEPTAKHRDKLTPQAAPPKVPTSLNQLKIPPVVVENLLIKQLAAYPKSDLLTLTRLMGLNSHIVDEVLAVLRKKSLVEVFQSDPAAFGEANQGTRILYALSESGMEEADDAFIKDAYLGPCPVSVVEYSEMVKAQDVRAKIVNRADVEYAFKDVLGAHRMVAVLGPAINSGRALLLYGDAGTGKTFVATRLLNSLNTSVFIPYSVYAAGNIIKVFTPQHHKKVEEDSSQQSLVFKDQFDKRWALCERPSIQVGGELTMEMLEVNHSQHNRVWMAPLQMMANNGIFIIDDLGRQPMPVATLLNRWIVPMEYFYDYLSLPNGQQITIPFILTLAFSTNLDPEKISDPAFLRRLGYKIQFQPLMKDEYQELWQIMARGKALSLEAGLFERLTELHEQHNVGYYPCLPKDIAGISRDIVAFEESEPVITTQVLERAWQVYFTADGKGGGAR
- a CDS encoding type II and III secretion system protein family protein, which translates into the protein MKILILVFTLGVLSVFTAYGATQTGKVVTVPHHKSTFVALSGKAKRVSLGDPEVLDIVMLKSDELFLIGRKLGSTNLMAWDSRGNLIESINIEVTHDLNSLKQKLYEFLPEEPIQVHSAQNRLILSGMVSTQEKMNIALRVAETYAAGQQADEATASLNSQVEKSGVINLMTIGGAQQVMLEVTVAEVQRSLVRRFDSNFHFFENNGSFSWGATSAGGIIDDIGGGVGPIFNVPGIDSTGLLSTFIDGDTLFTFALDIAKENGVAKVLAEPNLTALSGAKAEFLAGGEFPIPVPDSDGVTIEYKEYGVGLKFVPTILSDKRINLNLAVDVSEIAASNTLTLSPGGTNASYFIPPITRRSASSTLELADGQTIGIAGLLSENVRDVSSKMPGFGDIPVLGQLFSSQDYISGETELVILVTPRLAKPIDRSKITLPTDAFVEPSDLKYYLLGVGAYIAESPTNANAAVQPEPEFLQNGQGGTEGEFGHSL
- the cpaB gene encoding Flp pilus assembly protein CpaB; protein product: MSRNQIILLFLLSILFGLAAVFFAKQWMDKQLTPQQDVEVVEREPVVIAAIEIPAGSVIEPQHLTTKLLEKSWRELSQYTDPKELVGQIVAGAIYPGEIIIEQRLTVPGEGSTLAALIPENKRAITIRVNDVIGVAGFLLPGNRVDVLNTISYSKGSAVTKTVLKDIKVLAVDQTARTKENKPIIVRAVTLEVTPDQAEKLLSAKSKGEIQLTLRNPHEPEEKVVRRYVAPSVTIIKGTESSKIQVKE
- a CDS encoding TadE/TadG family type IV pilus assembly protein, whose amino-acid sequence is MEIREMKREMNNQKVRGFAAVEMVATLPVILLILVGVVEVGHMFTQYNTLAKGVQNGARFAVNDVYGTISYDQIANEADIKNMVLHGQVSGGSYTILDNLTADDITVTHNSGYVTVTASYTYVPSFSKIPYTNTELGITFTASSVMRSGL
- a CDS encoding pilus assembly protein TadG-related protein; the protein is MDMTRHCKGKRKQQGLVLVLVTVAMLSFVIMAALAIDVTHQVVNRTKLQNAVDAAALAAAMVADATHDTPTATAAAKTTLNSMHSASGNSELDIDSAIFSIDYSNDPLTFPDSSFDDTGDIYVRVSVDDLSLSEFFMQALGMSKEVSASAVAGPSSDINTISNVVPIGVCKGDETGGIYGYNAGEVYVLKVGDSSLSSMGAGNYHLLDFGSGADTVREALGGGYDGTVQIGGSINTQTGVAAGPVGQGANTRLGIYQGGVSSSDYPPDYITDLPDTPATLDSDGNVVYDYAGDLTYAEYKAKTEACIADSSSGDCESGGQPWRRVLPIPMVDCSGSSGGTTTYTVVEVGCFFLLQTVPTNNSGIGQVVFGEFVDSCVVENGSIGNTPGNQGAYKIVIYEDPNNGDS
- a CDS encoding A24 family peptidase, encoding MVINSLIWFCLLVVAVYDARDNRIPNAWLLPLTLLACLHWGLKGDSSQLFLAIGAGAIYFGSGLVLFFLKAMSPGDVKLLGAVGMVIGWDAMGEVAYWITLSAGLVALFFMMLHYARYPDSLQKLVGRYSFQAMSGQVPLLSVYPSEVAVQGKLTMPFAPAVVIGLALFHYF
- a CDS encoding TadE family protein, encoding MRVKEWKRRNSQGLAVIELTIVSTVLMLILLSIFSVGYYMFSMQMINEATRKAARLATVCYVTSSAHQNIKDVVIDSSLPGNFSDQHLVIEYLDANGDVVSGDLTDNDVFITIKYVRARVSNYQFQFVSVLNFLGNNGLVTIPQFETTLPVESLGVVRPTKNDSDGSTTDC
- a CDS encoding Flp family type IVb pilin; this encodes MLLRHMKASVDFLLDEEGLSVVEYVVGAALLVLAIGTLFSGYDTKLNNKIDGALS
- a CDS encoding helix-turn-helix transcriptional regulator, producing MEVRRTAHWLGSSVRLLEKTEKDLILNTFTLIEHDTDVSILSEPSTQFAFFFIHSEEQYPLLLTALKLSINLNKKLILIHSRPIELGSYYHSAVFDHLNLSLQNTQEWLKQLISRMNLRWYVELGGNTSTQAAAPMISQALQSLLNHIDNNISNVIREEDAASFCHYSVTYFSKVFHKEIGLSFRDYLSNKRINLAKQLLLEDRHAKIAFIAYQCGYRDVSYFSRIFKKKTGVSPGRYRLSN